Part of the Bradyrhizobium sp. AZCC 1721 genome, GCTGCGATCGAATGCCTCGCGTCCATCGTCGCGAGCGCCGATAATCGAGCCATCTCCGACGGTGATCTCCACATGCAGGGGCGTCCAGGTCATCGTCCAATCCGGTTCGCCAAAAGGGGGTAACCTGTGTCCGCTGGCGGTGGAATTCGCTCGTCGCGCGTGCGCCGCGGCACCGGGATCAAAGGCGCGCCTTTCAGCTCCCAGAGCTTGCCGCCGGTCAGGATCGTCGATGCTATACCCTTGAACTTGACCCAGCGGTCGTGCCCACCATGCGCTTCCAGTGCTACTTTCAACAATGGGTGCAATGCGTCGCTCATCGCGCTTTTCCTCAGGTGAGATTCACGAAGGACCGTCTAATGTGCCGTAATCCTGGATGGTACGTCGTACATAATACCCTCGCGGGATGCAAAGTACTCTCCGGATTGCGACCGAAGGCCTGTTCGGCCTGGCGCGAAACCGAAAGTACGCGTGGACTTGGATGACTGACTGCCCAGAGACGACTCGCTCGATGCAAGGGGCTTTCAGGTGAACTCCTACCGTCAGACGGAAATGAGCGCATAGGGCAACCCTGAAGGCTTCTGCACGCCCATGGCGACGTTGTACACTCGCGCTCCGGCGGGCGTGCGGCCCTCATACTTCCCGCGATGCGCATGACCATGCACGACGGCGCATATTTTGAAGCGGTCAATGGTCTCTGCAAGGCGCGAGCACCCGAGGAAGGGATAAATTTCGAGAGGTTCACCCTCTACCGTGTCGACAATCGGAGCATAGTGAAGGACCACGACGGCGCGCCGGCTGTTCACCGTGCGCATGATGTTCTCCAGCCGCATCGCTTCATTCATCGCTTCGGCAACAAACGTCTTGATCGCCGGCTCGCCGAAAGAGCTCAGCATTCGTGGACCAAATCCGCCGGCAAAGCCTTTCACACCAATAAATGCCACGCCATTAACTTCGGCTGCCTGGCCATCGAGCAGGTGTACGCCCGCGTCACAAAGGATTCGTTTCACCTCGTCGGCATGTCCCGACTCGTAATCGTGATTCCCAAGGACGCCGATTACTGGGATAGAGCAGGCACGCAGCTCTTTAGCGAGGATTTCCGCCTGTGCCGGAGTTCCGGTATCGGTGAGGTCGCCGCAAAGGACCAGGGCACCGGCACTCTTCGAGATTGCTTGAAACAATTCACGAAGCGAGCCCGACTGCCCATCCTTCACATGAAGATCTCCGATGCTTGCAAATGTGAATGAACTTGCATCATCGTTCATTGCCGCACTCGTCTTCGACGTTCAGGAAGCCCCATTTCTCGGTCGCACTTCGGTAATCGGAGCCGGAAAGCAACCGACCGCGGCAGAGTTTCGTCGCCGGTGGCGGATCTTCCCGCTGCCGACTCAATCGTTCAAGAAGATCGTCAAGCAGCCAATCCGGAATGGCATCTCGCTCGCTCGGATAGATCCAACGATACGTGAGCAGATGACAAAGCAGTATCTCCCAATGTGGGTTCATGTACATGATCAGGCGCTGCCAATCGATTGCCTCTCGCTGCTTAAGAATGAGATGGACGATATCGACGCCATCATGACGGTTCCGCTTCTGGATGAACGCCTTGGACCAGATCAGCTCGGTGGGGTTGATCACAGGCACGCAATGCCCGAGCACTTGAGCCTGTGCTGCATACTGAAACCACTCTTCCTGAACCGGCACGGCTCCATTGCTGGAACCAAAGATGACGTCAACGAAATCGCGGCCGCGGTGAACTTTTCCCAGCCAACTCTCATCCGCCGATACCCGATTGTTCCGCTGCAGGTGAGAGAGCAGGCGGGGGAATTCCGCGGCAGTTGTAAAAATGTCCAAGTCCTTTGTCGGGCGCCGTGCGTGGGTATAAAGATTTACAGCGTACCCGCCTCCGATCATGAACGGAAGATCCGATTCGAGGAGATCCCTCAGGACATTTGAATAGAACTGCTCCCTTTGGGTAAGAGACGCGAGCTTGAACGCATCGACATCTGTCGAACGTTCCGTACCCGGCGCTGGGCGATCTCGCGCGAGCACTGATCACTCCATTTGTTCCTGAATATTAATCGGCGCGCATCGTGGAAGTTCCCTTGAGTTCCGAATTGAACGACTCGGCGCGAACGGCCGCGGCGGCAGCAGAAGGCGTGCGCGATCAAGACTATCGAGGCGTAACCGCAATGCCGCACCGACGCGGATTCCGTTCTTATGTGGTCAGTATCGTACAGACGCAACTGGAATGAAGGGTAGGCTTCGCGTGTGTAGGGCAATGCAGCGGCGGTTGCGGACTCGTCGAGGAGCCTCCAAGCCTCGAACGAGTCCGCTCGCGCCGCTCTTCGACTAATTGCGCGTATCGACTGCGCCAAGCCATCAAACATTGGCTAGGAAGTTAGACGTTCTTCGGTCTATTTTTCTTGCGCTTATCGCATACTGAACGACCGGTATTGGCGCAAAGCGGACGTTCGGCCGGACGCGCACGTCTCAGAAGGGCCAATGGCGGACGTGGCCGATCGTGTCGACAGCCCTCATTTTTCCAGCCCTCGGGCTATCTTGCCCCTGATCCCCTCCGCGTCGGCTGGATCGGGCTTGAGCGACAAGGCCTGCTCCCAGGATTTGCGCGCCTCGTCCTGGCGTCCCGTCCGCCAGTACGCGTCGCCGAGATGGTTTCTTATTTCGCTGCTCTTTGGTTCGAGAGCGGCCGCGCGCTCTATCAGCTTGATCGCCTCGTGATAGTCGCCGAGGCGGTAGTGCGCCCAGCCGAGGCTGTCGAGCATATCGCCGTTGTCCGGTTGGAGCTTTACGGCCTTCTCGAGCAGCGCCAGGCCCTCCTTCAGCTTGAGATTCCGATCGACCCAATTGAAGCCGAGTTCATTGAGAACCGAGGGCTGATCGGGATCGAGCTCCAGCGCCTTGAGATAATCCGCCTCGGCCTCGGGCCATTTGCCGAGCCGCTCGTAGCTCGCGCCGCGAAAGTACCAGTAGATCCAGTGCGCCTTCTCCGGCTTGCCGGCCAACTCGATCGCCTTGTCGTAATCCCTGGCGGCGCGTTCGAAATCGCTCTTGCCGCGCCAGGTATCGCCGCGACCGCCGTAGGCCCGCGCATGTTTCGGATCGAGACGGATCGCCGCGCTGTAATCCCGGGCGGCGCGGTCGTGATCGCCCTTGCCCTTGTGGGCATTGCCGCGATTGTACCAGGCAACCACGTACTTCGGATCGAGGCGGATCGCCTCGTCGAAATCCCTGATGGCGCGATCCTTATCGCCTTTGTCGGAGTAGGCGGTTCCGCGATTGTACCAGGCCATCGGATTTTTCGGCTCAAGGCGGATTGCTTCGTCGAAATCCTCGATGGCGCGGTCGGTGTCGCCCTTGTTGAAGTAAACAGACCCGCGATTGAACCAGGCATCCGCAAATTTCGGGTCGAGGCGGATGGCCTCGTCGAAGTCCTTGATGGCGCGGTCGTGATCGCCCTTGCTCAGGTAGACGTTGCCGCGATTGAACCAGGCCGTCACAAATTTCGGATCGAGACGGATTGCCTCGTCGTACTCATTGATGGCGCGGTCGTAGTCGCCATTTTCGGAGTAGGCATATCCGCGATTGAAATAGGCAACCACGCGTCGGATCGCCTCGTCGTACTCCTTGACGGCGCGGCCGTAGTCACCCTTTCCGGATGAGGCCATGCCGCGATTGTCAGGCGCTGGCGCGGCTTGCCGCCGGAGCCGTTCCGCCTCGTCGAAATCCTTCCTGGCCCGGGCGGAGTCTCCCTTGTCTTCATAGGCCCGCCCGCGAATCTCATAGGCAAGCCCATATGTCGGATCGAGTCGTATCGCTTCGCCGTAGTCCTTGATGGCGCGGTCGTAGTCGTTTTTAAAGAACCAGGCGCCCCCACGATGCAACCAGGCGCTCGAATTTTTCGGATCGAGGCGGATCGCCTCGCTGTAATCCTTGATGGCGCGGTCGTGATCGCGCCTGCCTGAGTAGGAAAGTCCGCGATTGAAATAGACCTCCGCAAATGTCGGATCGAGGCGGATCGCCTCGTCGTGATCCTTGATCGCGCGGTCGGTGTCGCCCTTGTCGGCGTAGGCAAGCCCGCGATAGCTATAGGCATCCGCAAGTTTCGGATCGAGGCGGATCGCCTCGTCGAAATCCTTGATGGCACGGTCGTTGTCGCCCTTGCTGTGGTAGGCTTTGCCGCGACTGTTGTAAGCAAGCGCATATTGTGGATAGAGGCGGATCGCCTCGTCCAGATCCGTGATGGCGCGGTCGTGGTCGCCCTTCATGTAGTACGCGCGGGCGCGAGCGTTATAGGCACGCGCAGCTTTCGGATCGAGACGGATTGCCTCGTCGAAATCCTTGATGGCGCGGTCGTAATCGCGCGTGCTGTAGGCATAGCCGCGATTGACGTAGGCGGTGACGCGGTTTGTCTCGCTCTCCGCGGCGCCGCGGCCCAACACCTTCGTGCATCCGGCGATCTTGCGATCCTGATCGGCCGGCTGACCGCAATCCTCCCACGCCTTGTCCGCCGCGCGGGCCTGCGGCGCGAGCAGCGGAAGGAACGCCAGAGCCAGCAAAAGGCAGCGCGGCAACATCTGATCCTCCATCCAAAGCGCGCAGCCGAAGGCGCGGCGCATATTTTGTCGTCACAGCGCGGATTACGGTTCAGCGGCATGGCCGGTCATAACCCGCAACGGGAATGAGCCCGCAAGTTAGAGCATGATCCGGAAAAGCATGCCCTCGGACTTGATCCGGGGGTGGATACCGGTTTTCCGGAAAAGATCATGCTCAAACAAGAATTTAGAGCGTTATGGCGCTTCAACCTGGAGCCATAGCGCTCTAGCGGCCGTAGGGGAAGCAGCGGGCGCGATCGAGTGTGAGACCGAAATGCGCTCCCAGCGCAGCGATGGCCGCCTCATGCTGAGGATAAGGATCGGCATTGGATGCGGCAACGATGATGATGCGGAAACCGCCGCGATCCTTTCCGCCCGGCGGCAGCATCGCTGTAGTCAGTGCATTGCCCTCCCTGTCGCGCAACGTGAGGAAAAGCGGCATCTCTCGCTGTACATGGGCCTTGAGGCCGACGTCGCGCTCGATCGCGTTGGGTCGCTCCGGACGCCAGGACTGGACTGCCTTCTCCCGCTCGCGGCGAAAATATTTCTCGACCGTATGGCCCATCAGGCGCGACTCATGCGCCGCTTCACCTTCTGTCTCGATACGGAACCAGGCCTTACCGTTCGGCGCGTCGCAAACATACTGCATTTCGCTCGTCCTGCGATCCCCGCAATTCTAGGGCGGCGAGCCTGCAAAACCAATATGAGATTCGCTTCCGTGTAACGCTGCACGATTGTATAACCGCAAGTTCGGCTGCAAGACCGCGCGACTATCGCTCGACAGGCGATAGTAGAGCTCCGATCTGATGAAGCTTCACAAAGCGGTCCGATACGCCCAGCCTAGTAAATCTGTTCACCGCAACATTCGGTTTGGGTCAATCGCGTCGTTCTGACCCTGCGCCAATGACTTCCGGTCTACCCCGATCAGCGGGCATTCGCAGGGTACGTAGGCCCGTCTCAAACGGGTCAAAGGCCGACCTCCCCCGGTCTCGAACGCGTGTCTGCTTTGCCCTCAAGAGCAGAAGCCGCCCGCAGCCGAGGACGGGCTATGGTGGCGACGCCCTTTTGCCCCGTCCCCTTCCTCAACCGGGAGCCGCAGGCGGCCGGAAAAGCCAGTCTACGTTCCATTGTAGAGGAGCGGCACGAAGCCGGCATCTCGACTGCGCGTGGGCAAGCTTCGGAGTGCTCGGTTCAGCGGTTGCGATTGTCCTTTCCATCGGAAGATGGAATGGGCTCGGAATAGAAGCAGCGATGCCGGCCAGAATGGGCTCGACCAAGGAGGTCGCTGCAATCGTTATCATCACTACAGATACTAGGACCACGAGCGCATCGGTCATGATGCGCCTCGAAAATTGCTTCGTCATGATTTGAGCCCTCACAACCGAATTCAAGTACGTGCGCAGTTACAATCTAGTTCGTGCATAAATGGGTATGTGAACGGGGTGCTCACCGCGCGTGGCGGATCATCCCTTTAATAGGCTGGCAGTGAGCAATAGTGTAGCAGCGATCCAGACCTAATAAGCCAATCCGTCCGGTTCCCAGATCCGTCGAAATTGATGCGCCACAGGAGCGCCATAGCCTCTATCTCTAGTGAGTACGCAGCGAAGGTGCACTTTGGATTAGCGTGAGCGCGGGCGGCCCCGCCGTCGGCTCGGATTGAATTCGTCGACCGCGTTCTGCCAAGCAATGATCTCGTCCTCGAACTAGTCCCTGCGATTCGGCGAGATGTAAGTCGATCTCGGAAACCGGCCGGACTTCCCGTCCACCCCGACAAGCAGACCTTTTCAGGGGTCGTCGCCACGGCTCAAATGGGCCATGAGCGGAAGTGGACGTTTCTATTCAATGACCTCGTCGGCGCGGGCGAGTAGGGAGGCTGGAATTACGAGTCCAAGCGATTTTGCGGTCTTGAGGTTGATGGAAAGCAGGAATTTCGAGGGCTGCTCGATCGGAAGGTCGGCCGGTTTGACGCCTTTGAGAATTCGATCGACATAATGGGCGCCACGCCGTGCCAAGACACGCAAGTCAGGGCCGTATGAGATTAATCCACCTGCTCGCACAAGCTCTCGTATCAAGTAGATCGACGGAAGGCCCGCCTGCGACGCAAGATCTGGCACCACGTTCGGCGGAGTGTGAAAGATTGGATCGCCTACTATCCACAATGCATCCGCCCCTTGGGCTTTGGCGGTAGCAATTGCGCCGGGAATTTCACCTGCTTCTCGCACGTCAAGGACGTCAAGCTGAAAGCCAAGCTTAATAGCCGCAGCTGGTGCTTCCCTCGGAAACAGCAACCGCAAGACCTCGTTTGAAAGATTGACCAAAGCAGCCACGCGCTTCGCTTCTGGCAACAGCTCTCGAAGCACCTCAAGCGCCTTTCCGATGAAAGTGCCCGGAACCAACGTGGCCACACCGGTTAGGTTGCCGCCGGGACGGGCAAGGCTTGAAGCAAGTCCGACACCGACCGGATCGGCGACGAACAGTATCACGATCGGTATTTCGGAGGTCGCGTCTTTAGCGGCGCGCGCGGGTTGAGGAGAAACGGCCACGATGAGATCGGGTTTCGATCGCACCAGGTCGGCGGCAAGCGCCGGCAGCCGATCGAAGCGACGACCGGCTTCCTTACGCTCGATAAGGATGGTGGTGCCCTCGATCCAACCGAGCTTACGAAGCTCGTCCGATAAAGCGTCGTAAGCGTCCCCGGTGCACGAAACGGAGCACAGCAGTCCCACGCGCGCCATCCTCGGTGCTGGTTGAGTTGCGGCTGCCGACGCGAAGACAAGCAGCGCAACAAGGACCGGCATCGTAACGG contains:
- a CDS encoding ABC transporter substrate-binding protein produces the protein MGLLCSVSCTGDAYDALSDELRKLGWIEGTTILIERKEAGRRFDRLPALAADLVRSKPDLIVAVSPQPARAAKDATSEIPIVILFVADPVGVGLASSLARPGGNLTGVATLVPGTFIGKALEVLRELLPEAKRVAALVNLSNEVLRLLFPREAPAAAIKLGFQLDVLDVREAGEIPGAIATAKAQGADALWIVGDPIFHTPPNVVPDLASQAGLPSIYLIRELVRAGGLISYGPDLRVLARRGAHYVDRILKGVKPADLPIEQPSKFLLSINLKTAKSLGLVIPASLLARADEVIE
- a CDS encoding tetratricopeptide repeat protein, producing MLPRCLLLALAFLPLLAPQARAADKAWEDCGQPADQDRKIAGCTKVLGRGAAESETNRVTAYVNRGYAYSTRDYDRAIKDFDEAIRLDPKAARAYNARARAYYMKGDHDRAITDLDEAIRLYPQYALAYNSRGKAYHSKGDNDRAIKDFDEAIRLDPKLADAYSYRGLAYADKGDTDRAIKDHDEAIRLDPTFAEVYFNRGLSYSGRRDHDRAIKDYSEAIRLDPKNSSAWLHRGGAWFFKNDYDRAIKDYGEAIRLDPTYGLAYEIRGRAYEDKGDSARARKDFDEAERLRRQAAPAPDNRGMASSGKGDYGRAVKEYDEAIRRVVAYFNRGYAYSENGDYDRAINEYDEAIRLDPKFVTAWFNRGNVYLSKGDHDRAIKDFDEAIRLDPKFADAWFNRGSVYFNKGDTDRAIEDFDEAIRLEPKNPMAWYNRGTAYSDKGDKDRAIRDFDEAIRLDPKYVVAWYNRGNAHKGKGDHDRAARDYSAAIRLDPKHARAYGGRGDTWRGKSDFERAARDYDKAIELAGKPEKAHWIYWYFRGASYERLGKWPEAEADYLKALELDPDQPSVLNELGFNWVDRNLKLKEGLALLEKAVKLQPDNGDMLDSLGWAHYRLGDYHEAIKLIERAAALEPKSSEIRNHLGDAYWRTGRQDEARKSWEQALSLKPDPADAEGIRGKIARGLEK
- a CDS encoding metallophosphoesterase family protein, which codes for MNDDASSFTFASIGDLHVKDGQSGSLRELFQAISKSAGALVLCGDLTDTGTPAQAEILAKELRACSIPVIGVLGNHDYESGHADEVKRILCDAGVHLLDGQAAEVNGVAFIGVKGFAGGFGPRMLSSFGEPAIKTFVAEAMNEAMRLENIMRTVNSRRAVVVLHYAPIVDTVEGEPLEIYPFLGCSRLAETIDRFKICAVVHGHAHRGKYEGRTPAGARVYNVAMGVQKPSGLPYALISV